A genomic window from Thermococcus nautili includes:
- a CDS encoding lipoate--protein ligase family protein, whose amino-acid sequence MRFIPLIVAKPEVQMAIDEAIMIARIEGKVPDTVRLYAFSPSSVTIGRFQSVVHDVNLEEARRLGIPVVRRITGGGSVFHDEFGEITYSVVVGEDLHPALRNVETSYRYLAGPLVDALNDLGLKAGFSGLNDIVANGKKISGSAQTRRKGVILQHGTFMYATRVEILGKVLRASKAKLADKGVSSIWERVTTLEREGIKLNRWEAYELLRESFFSAFELEEGELTDYELELAEELIEKRYGNPEWNEMR is encoded by the coding sequence ATGCGCTTCATCCCGCTCATCGTTGCCAAACCGGAGGTTCAGATGGCAATAGATGAGGCGATAATGATTGCCAGAATCGAGGGGAAGGTTCCCGACACGGTGAGGCTGTACGCCTTCTCACCGAGTTCGGTGACGATAGGCCGCTTCCAGAGCGTCGTCCACGACGTCAACCTTGAAGAGGCCAGGAGGCTCGGCATTCCCGTCGTGCGCAGGATAACCGGCGGAGGAAGCGTTTTCCACGACGAGTTCGGCGAGATAACCTATTCAGTCGTCGTTGGTGAAGACCTTCATCCAGCGTTGAGGAACGTCGAGACGAGCTACCGCTATCTGGCGGGCCCGCTTGTAGATGCCCTCAACGACCTCGGGCTTAAGGCTGGCTTCTCTGGCCTAAACGACATCGTTGCCAACGGGAAGAAGATAAGCGGTTCGGCACAGACGAGGAGGAAGGGGGTAATCCTTCAGCACGGGACGTTCATGTACGCGACGCGCGTTGAAATCCTCGGAAAAGTCCTGAGGGCTTCCAAGGCGAAGCTCGCTGACAAGGGCGTTTCGAGCATCTGGGAGCGCGTTACAACCCTGGAGCGCGAGGGAATAAAGCTGAACCGCTGGGAGGCCTACGAGCTGTTGAGGGAGAGCTTTTTCAGCGCTTTCGAGCTAGAGGAGGGCGAGCTGACGGATTACGAGCTTGAGCTTGCCGAGGAGCTCATCGAGAAGCGCTACGGAAATCCAGAGTGGAACGAGATGAGGTGA
- a CDS encoding M20 family metallopeptidase, which yields MDEFELLKKLVAIESPFGREGEISRFIASLLEEHGFEVETLPVEGFGDDVLAYLPGRGLTVVLNGHMDTVNLSPGWTRNPKGELDGDRFYGLGSADMKAGLAVLLSLFVEMGELSKRERPNLIFTAVSDEEGYSRGTWELIKSGKLENADLVLVAEPTRERLMLGARGRFVITVRAKGKKAHAARPGLGINAIEELAKLVSNLGRIKTKSHIKLGRGSYCTLYMKGEADGLSVPDYAEAIIDRHTVIGEDWERVEAELRKLADRVGVKAELEIEKFPRPTPDMLPYVVRENLHEVRLFKRAYFSVTGLDPEVTYGRSVGDFNYFATYLGKPTFVFGPEGGNWHASDEWVSVSSMRRVKEVYRAFLASLV from the coding sequence ATGGACGAGTTTGAACTCCTTAAAAAGCTCGTTGCCATTGAGTCTCCCTTCGGCAGGGAAGGGGAAATTTCACGCTTCATAGCGTCCCTGCTGGAAGAACACGGTTTTGAGGTCGAAACACTTCCCGTTGAGGGCTTTGGCGACGACGTGCTGGCATATCTCCCCGGCAGGGGCCTAACGGTCGTGCTCAACGGCCACATGGATACGGTAAACCTCTCGCCGGGCTGGACGAGGAATCCGAAGGGAGAGCTCGACGGCGACCGCTTCTACGGCCTTGGAAGCGCGGACATGAAAGCCGGATTGGCCGTTCTGCTGAGCCTCTTCGTAGAGATGGGTGAGCTTTCAAAGCGGGAGAGGCCGAACCTAATCTTTACAGCGGTGAGCGACGAGGAAGGTTACTCGCGCGGAACCTGGGAGCTGATAAAGAGCGGAAAGCTCGAGAATGCAGATTTGGTTCTCGTGGCGGAGCCGACGCGTGAGAGGCTGATGCTCGGCGCGAGGGGTCGCTTCGTAATCACCGTTAGGGCCAAAGGAAAGAAGGCCCACGCCGCAAGGCCGGGGCTGGGAATAAACGCCATCGAGGAGCTGGCAAAGTTAGTTTCGAACCTTGGGCGGATAAAGACGAAGAGCCACATAAAGCTCGGCAGGGGCTCGTACTGCACGCTCTATATGAAGGGCGAAGCCGACGGCCTGAGCGTCCCGGACTACGCGGAGGCGATAATTGACAGGCACACCGTCATAGGGGAGGACTGGGAGCGCGTTGAGGCCGAGCTGAGGAAGCTCGCGGACCGGGTTGGCGTTAAAGCTGAGCTCGAAATTGAGAAGTTCCCGAGGCCAACGCCGGACATGCTCCCCTACGTTGTGAGGGAGAACCTCCACGAGGTCCGGCTGTTTAAGAGGGCGTATTTCTCTGTAACGGGCCTCGACCCGGAGGTGACCTACGGCAGGAGCGTCGGCGACTTCAACTACTTCGCGACCTACCTCGGCAAGCCAACCTTCGTCTTCGGGCCGGAGGGAGGCAACTGGCACGCAAGCGACGAGTGGGTGAGCGTTTCGTCGATGAGAAGGGTGAAGGAAGTTTACAGGGCCTTCCTTGCGTCGCTGGTGTAG
- a CDS encoding phosphoadenosine phosphosulfate reductase domain-containing protein: protein MFALIARARKDAKALSYINERNYGGFLRVESLGGGRTKEEVLENLERILEGPYIPVLLLGEKEKDLMEELLPVLRDSGKPFYARVLRTKRVRNMRVDELYSHIEEIKARFRLGIEWKGTYALNPENPFGLEINPDYDVYLALGDGFRKAMISLLDVELGENSLVLRKTMNQEIYFSGPNKVAEISKKLGFPTEVLWKCPCTEDVSLDSLISANREYIEAFASASKAFLRAFEDYDIVVPWSGGKDSTATLILAKEVFDEVTAVYVRMEYEMPGTDEYVEELAKRLGVKLVRVDVPMPIEEYGMPTHRNRWCTRKKVEALYSVVSEFENPVLLVGDRDGESARRRLKPPVVERKTDFGRILEVMPIKFWSGFMVQLFILMRGFNLHPLYYEGFYRLGCTICPSLAEWEVELLKKRGVKALPG, encoded by the coding sequence ATGTTCGCGCTCATAGCGAGGGCAAGGAAGGACGCGAAGGCCCTAAGCTACATAAACGAGAGAAACTACGGGGGCTTCCTGAGGGTTGAGAGCCTCGGCGGGGGCAGAACCAAGGAGGAAGTCCTTGAGAACCTTGAGAGAATTCTTGAGGGGCCATACATTCCGGTTCTCCTCCTCGGCGAGAAAGAGAAAGACCTCATGGAGGAGCTTTTGCCGGTTCTGAGGGATTCAGGAAAGCCCTTCTACGCGAGGGTTCTGAGGACGAAGCGCGTTAGAAACATGCGCGTTGACGAGCTCTACTCCCACATCGAGGAGATAAAGGCCCGCTTTCGCCTCGGCATCGAGTGGAAGGGAACCTACGCCCTCAACCCCGAGAATCCCTTCGGTCTCGAAATTAACCCTGACTACGACGTTTACCTCGCCCTTGGCGACGGCTTCAGAAAAGCTATGATTTCGCTCCTCGACGTCGAGCTCGGCGAGAACTCGCTCGTCCTGAGGAAGACTATGAACCAGGAAATTTACTTCTCCGGCCCGAACAAGGTGGCAGAGATTAGCAAGAAGCTCGGCTTTCCGACTGAAGTCCTCTGGAAGTGCCCCTGCACCGAGGACGTCTCGCTCGACTCGCTCATTTCCGCCAACAGGGAATACATAGAGGCCTTTGCCAGCGCATCGAAGGCTTTTCTCAGGGCCTTTGAAGACTACGACATCGTCGTTCCCTGGAGCGGGGGAAAGGACTCGACGGCCACACTTATTTTAGCGAAAGAGGTCTTCGACGAGGTTACCGCTGTCTACGTCAGGATGGAGTACGAGATGCCCGGAACGGACGAATACGTTGAAGAACTCGCGAAAAGGCTCGGCGTTAAGCTCGTCCGCGTCGACGTCCCGATGCCCATCGAGGAGTACGGCATGCCGACCCATCGGAACCGCTGGTGCACGAGAAAGAAGGTTGAGGCCCTCTATTCGGTCGTTTCGGAGTTTGAAAACCCGGTTCTCCTCGTCGGCGACAGAGATGGGGAGAGCGCGAGGAGAAGGCTCAAGCCACCGGTCGTTGAGAGAAAGACGGACTTCGGAAGAATCCTTGAGGTTATGCCGATAAAGTTCTGGAGCGGGTTCATGGTCCAGCTCTTCATACTCATGAGGGGCTTTAATCTTCACCCGCTCTACTACGAGGGCTTCTACCGGCTCGGCTGTACAATCTGTCCGAGCCTTGCCGAGTGGGAGGTCGAGCTGTTAAAGAAGAGGGGAGTGAAGGCCCTTCCGGGCTAA
- a CDS encoding PH domain-containing protein — protein sequence MGEPELPKALGKIIEPGERVLYSVKKKMSLEKPKWLLVTDRRIIYLDEKILGRYDVRALPYQKLERVTVKLGIMSSEFIIEGEESITLKLGWMDKEEARKTINAIKEALNAIAVEPVSIAVKKGLTSEEWVLNKPKELVTRTAPISHTAPVQEKKEDPMDRLKKLKELYDMGVISQEEYEEKRKKLLEEI from the coding sequence ATGGGAGAGCCCGAACTTCCGAAGGCCCTCGGGAAGATTATTGAACCCGGGGAGCGCGTCCTCTACTCGGTCAAGAAGAAGATGAGCCTTGAAAAGCCCAAGTGGCTTCTCGTTACGGACAGGAGGATTATCTACCTTGATGAGAAGATTCTCGGGAGGTACGACGTCAGGGCGTTGCCCTACCAGAAGCTCGAGAGGGTCACTGTCAAGCTCGGCATAATGAGCTCCGAGTTCATAATAGAGGGCGAGGAGAGCATAACGCTGAAGCTCGGCTGGATGGACAAGGAGGAGGCCAGGAAGACGATAAACGCCATCAAGGAGGCCCTCAACGCGATAGCGGTCGAGCCAGTGAGCATAGCGGTCAAAAAGGGCCTCACCAGCGAGGAATGGGTTCTCAACAAGCCGAAGGAGCTCGTCACGAGAACGGCCCCAATCTCACACACTGCACCGGTTCAGGAGAAGAAGGAAGACCCGATGGACAGGCTGAAGAAGCTGAAGGAACTCTACGACATGGGCGTCATAAGCCAGGAAGAGTACGAAGAAAAGAGGAAGAAACTGCTGGAGGAGATTTAG
- a CDS encoding S16 family serine protease: MKRAVVLVLAVLLLLPLATPVMAQCPSEGHTVIMHAPAVAKTSTGELTGVVTEFVITVTPGSGHVYIETWPLAQVDMQASARLATQVAGRVLGVNMSHYDVFIQVRANTSIIGGPSAGGTMTVGIIAALMGWKVNPNVMMTGMINPDGSIGPVGGILEKAAAAHQAGVKLFLIPEGQRIQYVQETQKKEIGGVIEINTETKPVDVVKYAEERWGLKVVEVKDIYEAVYYFTGHRLPKPKAPQNVQIDTSFLRNDALSDYKNTTDYYQRVMKELKESNVGYDTYMTLLAALNNAGQLLNQSKGYIDEGLYYTALSKDFQARIVIRHVDWYLQTNTPKDVEELLKNTSETIKSAEAYVENQSIRGITMLQAVAAAEQRIEDAKSNLDQAWKSYYSGDYWDAIGKAAYAYERAKTAILWTDLGKRFAKGEPIKKDLIKATARDYIDESDLIVAYIESMYGDVLGNSLTDTIEKAQQYYDDGKYSAALFTAMQARVQGEVFLDTLAITNWTVLMDKLNMVKGDAKAAIGIAEEKGITPILAIAYYEFAQSFEELAKKNQSTDDLQTAMTFYMYAKETANLFLSTPLNPVPKVPAGNSTVPEVSIPTATSSPAQSSTGSATGEADYGLIGLFAIVAFVVGLAVGRKL, translated from the coding sequence ATGAAGAGAGCGGTCGTTTTAGTTCTGGCAGTACTCCTTCTGCTTCCGTTAGCGACGCCAGTGATGGCCCAGTGTCCAAGCGAGGGACACACTGTGATAATGCACGCTCCAGCCGTCGCCAAGACCTCAACCGGCGAGCTGACCGGTGTCGTCACGGAGTTCGTGATTACGGTAACTCCAGGAAGCGGACACGTCTACATAGAGACCTGGCCATTGGCCCAGGTCGACATGCAGGCCAGCGCCAGATTGGCCACTCAAGTGGCAGGAAGGGTTCTCGGAGTCAACATGAGTCACTACGACGTTTTTATCCAGGTTCGCGCGAACACCTCAATCATCGGCGGCCCTTCGGCTGGAGGAACAATGACCGTCGGAATAATCGCGGCACTGATGGGCTGGAAGGTAAACCCAAACGTCATGATGACTGGAATGATTAACCCGGACGGCAGTATCGGTCCAGTCGGCGGAATCCTTGAGAAGGCGGCCGCCGCTCACCAGGCAGGGGTAAAGCTCTTCCTGATTCCCGAAGGCCAGAGGATTCAGTACGTCCAGGAAACCCAGAAGAAGGAAATCGGCGGCGTTATCGAGATAAACACCGAGACCAAGCCAGTTGACGTCGTCAAGTACGCGGAGGAGCGCTGGGGGCTCAAAGTGGTGGAAGTTAAGGACATCTACGAGGCGGTATACTACTTCACGGGACACAGGCTCCCGAAACCGAAGGCCCCCCAGAACGTCCAGATTGACACCTCCTTCCTCAGAAACGACGCCCTGAGCGACTACAAGAACACAACCGATTACTACCAGAGGGTCATGAAGGAACTGAAGGAAAGCAACGTCGGCTACGACACCTACATGACGCTCCTCGCGGCTTTGAACAACGCTGGGCAATTGCTCAACCAGTCGAAGGGGTACATAGACGAAGGTCTCTACTACACCGCCCTTAGCAAGGACTTCCAGGCGAGGATAGTGATAAGGCACGTTGACTGGTACCTCCAGACCAACACCCCAAAGGACGTTGAGGAGCTCCTGAAGAACACCAGCGAGACAATCAAGAGCGCCGAAGCCTACGTCGAGAACCAGAGCATTAGAGGAATCACGATGCTCCAGGCAGTTGCCGCGGCCGAACAGAGGATAGAGGACGCAAAGAGCAACCTTGACCAGGCGTGGAAGTCCTACTACTCGGGGGACTACTGGGACGCAATAGGAAAGGCGGCCTACGCCTACGAAAGGGCAAAAACCGCAATCCTGTGGACAGACCTCGGAAAGCGCTTCGCCAAGGGCGAGCCCATCAAGAAAGACCTAATCAAAGCCACGGCGAGAGACTACATAGACGAGTCCGACCTAATCGTCGCCTACATCGAGTCCATGTACGGCGACGTCCTCGGAAACAGCCTCACCGACACGATAGAGAAGGCCCAGCAGTACTATGACGACGGAAAGTACTCCGCGGCGCTGTTCACGGCCATGCAGGCGCGCGTTCAGGGTGAGGTCTTCCTCGACACCCTCGCGATAACCAACTGGACCGTTCTGATGGACAAACTCAACATGGTCAAGGGCGACGCCAAGGCCGCGATAGGCATCGCCGAGGAGAAGGGAATAACCCCCATACTTGCCATAGCCTACTACGAGTTCGCCCAGAGCTTTGAAGAGCTCGCGAAGAAGAACCAGAGCACGGACGACCTCCAGACTGCGATGACCTTCTACATGTACGCCAAGGAAACCGCGAACCTGTTCCTTTCAACGCCCCTCAATCCGGTTCCGAAAGTGCCAGCCGGAAACTCAACGGTTCCCGAGGTAAGCATCCCAACTGCAACCAGCTCCCCGGCCCAGAGTTCCACCGGCTCTGCAACGGGCGAGGCAGACTACGGGCTCATCGGCCTCTTCGCGATAGTTGCCTTCGTCGTCGGTCTGGCGGTTGGAAGGAAGCTTTAG
- a CDS encoding TldD/PmbA family protein — protein MIEAVERLVKLLERENVEWEVFYQFGRSGSFRIERETLERSQRKFYSGIGLRVGLKGRLGFSYITGLHPSEEELKKLVERAVKLAKISEVPFRGFPASGRVNRVKGIYDGEIDEIPFEEAHKLALEYAELMREKKGKETLSGSLSLAVGTSGVVNSNGIELEERSTYMGVSAYAVLSEPPGTGSYRQSFTSLQPVEELERAVEKAIDEARLSARARKLEPYSGELVLESNALASIMEVFLSNLYGDEVYHGRSRFSKPGDEVGSFTLVDDSTLPELPGSYSFDGEGSPGQRTVLVGDGIVRNFLLDHTYASFLGMESTGNALRTFRSVPYIGTSNLILEPGEESLEDYEGVIVRKVFGEHTANPVSGDFSLTVELGYVVENGELKPFKDNMLVGNVFELLRTLKPGKEIERISSFLSPRAIVEGRLV, from the coding sequence ATGATTGAGGCCGTTGAGAGGCTCGTGAAGCTACTTGAACGCGAAAACGTCGAGTGGGAGGTATTCTACCAGTTCGGGCGCTCGGGCTCGTTCAGAATCGAGAGGGAAACCCTTGAGCGCTCCCAGAGGAAGTTCTACTCCGGAATAGGTCTCAGGGTTGGTTTAAAGGGTAGGCTCGGCTTTTCCTATATAACGGGCCTCCACCCAAGCGAGGAGGAGCTTAAGAAGCTGGTGGAGAGGGCGGTAAAGCTGGCGAAGATAAGCGAGGTTCCCTTCAGGGGCTTTCCGGCCAGTGGAAGGGTGAACCGCGTCAAGGGAATCTACGACGGGGAGATAGACGAGATTCCCTTCGAGGAGGCTCATAAGCTCGCCCTCGAATACGCTGAGCTGATGCGGGAGAAGAAAGGTAAGGAGACGCTCTCGGGTTCGCTCTCTCTCGCTGTCGGGACGAGCGGGGTCGTCAACTCCAACGGAATCGAGCTTGAAGAGCGCTCCACCTACATGGGAGTTTCGGCCTACGCGGTGCTCAGCGAGCCTCCGGGGACAGGCTCCTACAGGCAGAGCTTCACCTCCCTCCAGCCGGTTGAGGAGCTTGAGCGCGCTGTTGAGAAAGCCATTGACGAGGCGAGGCTGAGCGCGAGGGCGAGGAAGCTCGAACCCTACTCGGGGGAACTCGTTCTGGAGTCCAACGCTCTGGCTTCAATCATGGAGGTCTTCCTGAGCAACCTCTACGGCGATGAAGTGTATCACGGCAGGAGCAGGTTCTCGAAGCCCGGCGACGAGGTAGGTTCCTTCACGCTCGTGGACGACTCGACCCTTCCGGAACTGCCGGGGAGCTACTCCTTCGACGGGGAAGGAAGTCCGGGCCAGAGAACTGTTCTCGTCGGGGACGGAATAGTTAGAAACTTCCTCCTCGACCACACCTATGCCTCTTTCCTCGGCATGGAGAGCACGGGGAACGCGCTGAGAACCTTCAGGAGCGTCCCGTACATCGGAACGAGCAACCTAATCCTCGAGCCCGGGGAGGAGAGCCTTGAGGACTACGAGGGTGTCATCGTTAGAAAGGTCTTCGGTGAGCACACGGCCAACCCTGTGAGCGGTGACTTCTCGCTGACGGTCGAGCTCGGCTACGTGGTTGAGAACGGTGAGCTGAAACCGTTCAAGGACAACATGCTCGTCGGCAACGTCTTCGAGCTCCTTAGAACGCTGAAACCCGGAAAAGAGATTGAGAGAATTTCGAGTTTTCTTTCACCGAGGGCAATCGTCGAGGGGAGGCTCGTTTGA
- a CDS encoding BtpA/SgcQ family protein — MDFERKPLIGMVHLKPLPGSYLYDGNLETVIELALKDAKTLEEAGFDAIMIENFGDVPFPKTVDKVTVASFTAVAKAVRDEVSVPVGINVLRNDGISAYSIAYAIKADFIRVNVLSGVAFTDQGIIEGIAHELARLRKLLPSGIKVFADVHVKHAVHFFDFEDAIRDTVERGLADAIVVSGKATGKPVDLEKLALAKRISPVPVVVGSGTTYDNLPELWRYADAFIVGTWLKRDGKVENEVSLERARKLVELAEKLRRSS, encoded by the coding sequence ATGGACTTCGAGAGGAAACCGCTCATCGGGATGGTTCACCTCAAGCCCCTCCCCGGCTCGTACCTCTACGACGGCAACCTTGAGACCGTTATTGAGCTCGCCCTGAAGGATGCGAAGACCCTTGAAGAGGCGGGCTTCGACGCGATAATGATTGAGAACTTCGGCGACGTTCCGTTCCCAAAGACCGTTGACAAGGTGACGGTTGCTTCCTTCACCGCCGTAGCAAAGGCAGTCAGGGACGAGGTGAGCGTTCCGGTCGGGATTAACGTCCTCAGGAACGACGGGATATCGGCCTATTCAATAGCCTACGCGATTAAAGCGGACTTCATAAGGGTGAACGTGCTGAGCGGAGTTGCCTTCACCGACCAGGGAATCATCGAGGGCATCGCCCACGAGCTTGCAAGGCTGAGGAAGCTTCTCCCGAGCGGAATCAAGGTTTTCGCCGATGTGCACGTCAAGCACGCGGTTCACTTCTTCGACTTTGAAGATGCCATAAGGGACACCGTCGAGCGCGGTCTGGCCGATGCGATAGTGGTGAGCGGAAAGGCAACCGGAAAGCCCGTGGATTTAGAAAAGCTCGCCCTCGCGAAGAGAATCTCGCCAGTTCCGGTCGTTGTCGGCTCCGGAACGACCTACGACAACCTGCCGGAGCTGTGGAGGTATGCGGATGCCTTCATCGTCGGCACGTGGCTCAAGCGCGATGGAAAGGTCGAGAACGAGGTTTCCCTTGAGAGGGCCAGAAAGCTCGTTGAGCTGGCGGAGAAGTTGAGGAGAAGTTCTTAG
- a CDS encoding winged helix-turn-helix transcriptional regulator, with the protein MERRNEILNYIRNRPGVTFRELARELGLGIGDLQYHLGKLEKEGKVFSRKVGRRRYIFPAGFEEEAQRLLMAISTETRRKILLLLMEGPMSQGEIAERLKVSQPTVSYHMRELEKLGVVKAERTGKSVIYTINYDPETLVRLIRDYRPGLWERLADSLIDLLAGMGEGE; encoded by the coding sequence ATGGAGCGGAGGAACGAGATACTGAACTACATCCGAAACAGGCCCGGCGTGACGTTCAGAGAGCTAGCAAGGGAGCTGGGACTGGGCATCGGCGACCTTCAGTACCACCTCGGAAAGCTCGAAAAGGAGGGCAAGGTGTTTTCACGGAAGGTTGGCAGGAGGCGCTACATCTTTCCGGCCGGCTTCGAGGAAGAGGCCCAGAGACTGCTGATGGCGATATCAACGGAGACAAGGAGGAAGATACTGCTCCTGCTCATGGAAGGCCCTATGAGTCAGGGCGAAATAGCGGAAAGGCTGAAGGTCAGCCAGCCGACGGTGAGCTACCATATGCGTGAACTCGAGAAGCTCGGCGTCGTGAAGGCCGAAAGGACCGGAAAGAGCGTGATATACACGATTAACTACGACCCGGAAACCCTGGTGAGACTGATTAGGGACTACAGGCCGGGACTGTGGGAGAGGCTGGCAGATAGCCTTATAGACCTCCTCGCTGGAATGGGTGAGGGTGAATGA
- a CDS encoding TldD/PmbA family protein: protein MEWLIKKAEELARKHGLDYYEIRLVKVTSRRLVMSNGQLRELSSNSELGIGARAFNGTWGFSSANDRERFEKAIETAMKIAKLSRGNARIYLGEPVRDEVELKVKKPFTEVDIEEKLSLVKEIDGLLRGEKIVSRTVNYGDSIVETFYFNSLGSEIRTVVPRIRLGFSVTAKENGEMQDFWKSFGGTLGWELVEGIDLHYWTAHVKEKALELLRASSPPSGEMDVIADPELTGVFIHEALGHAVEADSVKNGDSILAGRLGEKIAVDGLNVVDDPTLPGKFGSYPYDDEGIKARRVEIIKDGVLVSYLNDRETAEYFGLEPNGHARAESYSHQPLVRMGNTYVEPGDWSFEEILEAVKNGLYMLGDKGGEVDTANGTFTFGAKLGYIVENGEIKEPVRDVALSGKILDVLKNIMAIGNDTRVEFPGYCGKGQWVPVDDGGPHILTRALVGGLR from the coding sequence ATGGAGTGGCTGATTAAAAAGGCTGAGGAGCTTGCGAGAAAACACGGTCTCGATTACTATGAAATCAGGCTCGTTAAGGTCACCTCAAGGAGGCTCGTCATGAGCAACGGCCAGCTGAGAGAGCTCTCAAGCAACTCCGAGCTCGGCATCGGCGCGAGGGCCTTCAACGGAACGTGGGGCTTTTCGAGCGCCAACGACCGCGAGAGGTTTGAGAAGGCAATAGAAACGGCGATGAAGATAGCGAAGCTCTCTCGCGGGAACGCGAGGATTTACCTCGGCGAGCCCGTGAGAGACGAGGTCGAACTTAAGGTCAAGAAGCCCTTCACTGAAGTTGACATCGAGGAGAAGCTCTCGCTCGTCAAGGAAATCGACGGTCTTCTTAGGGGCGAGAAAATCGTCAGCAGGACCGTCAACTACGGCGACTCAATCGTCGAGACCTTCTACTTCAACTCCCTCGGGAGCGAGATAAGAACCGTCGTCCCGAGGATACGGCTCGGCTTCTCGGTAACGGCCAAGGAAAACGGCGAGATGCAGGACTTCTGGAAGAGCTTCGGCGGAACCCTCGGCTGGGAGCTGGTTGAGGGTATTGACCTCCACTACTGGACGGCCCACGTAAAGGAGAAGGCCCTTGAGCTTCTGAGGGCATCTTCGCCGCCCTCCGGAGAGATGGACGTCATAGCCGACCCAGAGCTGACTGGGGTTTTCATCCACGAAGCCCTCGGCCACGCCGTCGAGGCAGACTCCGTCAAGAACGGCGACAGCATCTTAGCTGGAAGGCTCGGGGAGAAGATAGCGGTCGATGGTCTGAACGTCGTTGACGACCCCACTCTGCCGGGCAAGTTCGGGAGCTATCCGTACGACGACGAGGGGATTAAAGCGAGGCGCGTTGAGATTATCAAGGACGGCGTTCTCGTCAGCTACCTCAACGACAGGGAAACTGCCGAGTATTTCGGCCTTGAGCCCAACGGCCACGCGAGGGCTGAAAGCTACTCCCATCAGCCCCTCGTGAGGATGGGCAACACCTACGTCGAGCCCGGCGACTGGTCCTTCGAGGAAATCCTTGAGGCGGTTAAGAACGGCCTCTACATGCTCGGCGACAAGGGTGGCGAAGTTGACACCGCCAACGGGACGTTCACCTTCGGGGCGAAGCTCGGCTACATCGTGGAGAACGGCGAGATTAAGGAACCGGTCCGCGACGTCGCGCTCTCGGGCAAAATCCTCGACGTTTTGAAGAACATAATGGCCATCGGAAACGACACGCGCGTTGAGTTTCCGGGCTACTGCGGAAAGGGCCAGTGGGTCCCGGTTGACGACGGCGGGCCACATATACTCACGAGGGCCCTCGTGGGGGGATTGAGATGA
- a CDS encoding HepT-like ribonuclease domain-containing protein, with amino-acid sequence MKRTHEDYLNDIVEAITLIEEFTEGMSFEEFRLDKKTQFAVIRALEVIGEASKAIPPEFKELHPEVPWREMARMRDKLIHAYFGVDLRVVWRTIKEDIPRLREIFKGLL; translated from the coding sequence ATGAAGAGGACCCACGAGGATTATCTCAACGACATTGTAGAAGCGATAACCCTCATTGAAGAGTTTACTGAGGGAATGTCCTTTGAGGAGTTTCGGCTGGATAAAAAAACTCAGTTTGCCGTTATCCGTGCGTTGGAGGTTATTGGAGAGGCATCAAAAGCAATCCCGCCCGAATTTAAGGAACTGCACCCTGAAGTGCCCTGGAGGGAGATGGCACGAATGCGGGACAAGCTCATCCACGCGTATTTTGGCGTTGACCTTCGAGTTGTGTGGAGAACAATTAAAGAGGACATCCCTCGGTTGAGGGAGATTTTTAAGGGACTCCTTTAG
- a CDS encoding DUF257 family protein, producing the protein MTSDELDEILSLLKPGETVLVEYTQDSPSELLLWLLVGWAKANDRAILIDDVLDTFPEVLARLEVLGFDVSGFEELPVVKIGGSRNVGNVIGTIDVDRHSIDFRYYERIYSKATDGVMVNPVLGFHKLFLVLTDRELLRLIRNVAGFVGKKDRIALYLVNSDVIASKPGGFGALFREIATTVLALYPTERGYVLGVVKTSRRELLGKEVVIL; encoded by the coding sequence ATGACCAGCGATGAGCTTGATGAGATTCTATCCCTTCTCAAACCCGGTGAGACAGTGCTCGTTGAGTACACTCAGGATTCTCCCTCTGAGCTCCTCCTGTGGTTGCTCGTGGGGTGGGCAAAGGCAAACGACAGGGCGATTCTCATTGATGACGTCCTCGACACTTTTCCAGAGGTGCTTGCCAGACTCGAAGTTCTCGGCTTCGACGTCTCTGGCTTTGAAGAACTGCCCGTAGTCAAAATCGGCGGTTCAAGGAACGTTGGAAACGTAATAGGGACAATAGACGTTGACAGGCATTCAATCGACTTCCGCTACTACGAGAGGATATACTCCAAGGCCACCGATGGCGTCATGGTGAACCCCGTCCTTGGGTTCCACAAGCTCTTTCTGGTTCTTACGGACCGGGAGCTCCTGAGGTTAATCCGCAACGTTGCAGGCTTCGTTGGGAAGAAGGACAGGATAGCCCTGTACCTCGTCAATTCCGACGTCATAGCTTCAAAGCCCGGTGGCTTCGGAGCCCTCTTCAGGGAAATCGCAACGACAGTCTTGGCACTTTACCCAACGGAAAGGGGCTATGTTCTCGGCGTTGTAAAAACATCGAGAAGAGAACTTCTCGGGAAGGAGGTCGTAATCCTCTAA